The Lepeophtheirus salmonis chromosome 1, UVic_Lsal_1.4, whole genome shotgun sequence genome has a segment encoding these proteins:
- the Tbce gene encoding tubulin-specific chaperone E yields the protein MNEVRAVGTRVEDLKGFRGSIRYVGSVGSTQGEWLGIEWDDASRGKHNGTHNGIHYFEAAPLGGSFVRVSKIKSGKGIREAVEDRYGSKHADEEFRPEDILEIQRGMKASLFEIVGMDKVRQAQKDYGKLNVISLRNMCVQFIDGDLKDFMPNVMSLDLGENLLHSWDEVFYIIKDLSHLKYLCVSENRLLTPRKSLPFIPPLKHLVLGRMNYNWNEIYSIIQHIPSLENLQIHGNTISSIDHSSCEIAATLPNLRELDLNLNPLVKWKHVSKFSKCQHLESLMLNDCKLTEIDEIDEGFPLLNKIELNCNDFKNWKTLGHLNSLPSLKEVRLKGNELRGVLPSFQPMNRRLSPRQTTIAMLGRITILNGTEIDRQERIGAEIDYWKMFGLDYIEAKKKDTSFSNLPPRYVEIVAMHGEPDESELRGKDSTMDDMFLNLTLKRKEEIRNKKVPLTMTIKALKILSKKLFKAPNLKDMELYYTTEKSKDVSIPLDDDMREISYFGVINGDTIRVHW from the exons ATGAATGAGGTGAGGGCTGTTGGGACTCGTGTAGAAGATCTCAAGGGATTTAGAGGTTCCATTCGCTATGTTGGGTCTGTGGGATCTACTCAAGGAGAGTGGCTGGGAATTGAGTGGGATGATGCCTCTCGTGGGAAGCACAATGGAACGCACAATGGGATTCATTACTTTGAGGCGGCACCTTTAGGAGGATCTTTCGTTCGTGTTTCCAAGATCAAGTCTGGTAAAGGTATTCGAGAAGCAGTGGAGGATAGATATGGCTCCAAACATGCAGATGAGGAATTTCGTCCAGAGGACATCCTGGAAATTCAAAGAGGAATGAAGGCCTCACTCTTTGAGATCGTTGGCATGGATAAAGTGCGTCAAGCTCAAAAGGATTATGGGAAATTGAATGTGATATCACTTCGAAATATGTGTGTTCAGTTTATAGACGGGGACCTCAAGGATTTTATGCCCAATGTCATGAGCTTAGATCTGGGTGAGAACTTACTACACTCTTGGGACGAAGTTTTCTACATTATTAAAG ATTTATCACATTTGAAATATCTTTGTGTGAGTGAAAATCGACTTTTGACTCCACGAAAATCTTTACCGTTCATCCCCCCCTTAAAACACTTAGTTCTGGGCCGTATGAATTACAACtggaatgaaatatattcaattattcaacACATTCCATCActtgaaaatttacaaattcatGGAAACACTATATCATCAATTGATCATTCTTCTTGTGAAATTGCTGCCACTCTACCAAACTTGAGAGAATTAGATCTTAATTTAAACCCTCTCGTGAAGTGGAAGCACGTCTCTAAGTTTTCTAAATGTCAACATCTGGAATCATTGATGCTAAATGATTGTAAACTAACCGAGATAGACGAAATTGACGAAGGTTTCccacttttaaacaaaattgaattaaattgtaATGATTTTAAGAATTGGAAAACCCTGGGTCATTTGAACAGTCTCCCATCTCTTAAGGAAGTAAGGTTAAAAGGAAATGAACTACGTGGTGTTTTACCAAGTTTCCAACCCATGAATCGTCGACTCTCTCCTCGTCAAACAACTATTGCCATGTTAGGCAGGATTACCATTCTCAATGGTACAGAGATTGATCGCCAGGAGCGTATAGGAGCGGAGATCGACTATTGGAAAATGTTTGGTTTGGATTACATTGAGGCTAAGAAAAAGGACACTAGTTTTTCAAACCTTCCTCCTCGTTACGTGGAGATTGTAGCAATGCATGGTGAACCTGATGAGTCAGAGTTGAGAGGAAAAGACTCGACCATGGATGACATGTTTCTGAATCTTACGCTTAaaagaaaggaagaaattcggAATAAAAAAGTTCCTTTAACAATGACTATAAAAGCgttgaaaattttatcaaagaaacTTTTTAAAGCTCCTAATCTGAAAGATATGGAACTCTATTACACAACGGAGAAGAGTAAAGATGTTAGCATTCCTTTAGATGATGATATGAGGGAGATCTCGTATTTTGGAGTTATAAATGGTGATACCATTCGAGTCCATTGGTAG
- the PIG-N gene encoding GPI ethanolamine phosphate transferase 1: MKTQVIGFLSLHVLFFFSIFDIHFKSPVISVSRRFSPGGMEPPCRRVFVFVADGMRARTFYEHWEEKAPFIKKMANLNGMSGISHTRVPTESRPGHVALFAGMYEDPSAITKGWKENPVDFDTVFNQSSRSYAWGSPDILPMFSRGTPHMKSWMYAHEFEDFSANDLSKLDTWVFERVIKLFERASDREEHDYDLQMNLRKEGLIFFLHLLASDTNGHAHRPKSNKYINNIRVLNEGVEKVYTTVQKYWRRDSRTAFIFTSDHGMTDWGSHGSGSDDETKTPIVLWGAGIKNSTDLFSIKQADVTPLIASLLGINFPGNSEGRLPSQLLNSHPIHIIEGEIANSRQIYEQLSSLRQMYSQSLFHYEKKDVLNDKDFERLIAHVRDHLSKGQIRSAYKISSDLFNRAFDGLKYYQRYHRGWLYISITFSYISFMVYVAFKILKSYTFLFMETQKIESQRSRTLTLWTGSFGVAFIFTWLSCQPWYTFLYFGSPLFILSMLLNDTLNLKLSPGLSFTTTCGRNLLKSIFIIICICIIVQGIFFTFYDRRILCLSGALVTLVQALYFHEFKHTRTYLGKLSLTMWIFMNLCISAFAFQPTIGNESSPTLVFLSSGLTWVMYLFGISMSEMENKIRIRLILFSLILPTSGACVYISSENMGMRPLIHPISWIIGLGATPLSILLTPGKMMIRLLSVTMSLSAFYTLLSLSHEVLFLLCLNGALLSWLWMEHMDSYSHKSIYHEDLSHKIRNIIELKDIFRSSAFIYFCIASFFGTGNIASINSFDPKSILTFLTVFSPFVMSLLLLLKILIPIFNVGLYLVCIRSLTRLNTLCLLSCVLLISDVLGLQFFFQVSDVGSWLEIGSSLSNYVIAQAIVILMQCLQVLDILFK, from the exons ATGAAGACTCAAGTCATTGGATTCCTCAGCCTCCAcgttcttttcttcttctccatcTTTGACATTCACTTTAAATCCCCTGTCATTTCTGTTTCCAGGCGATTTTCTCCAGGAGGAATGGAGCCGCCATGTCGAAGGGTCTTTGTGTTTGTTGCAGATGGAATGAGAGCGAGAACATTCTATGAACATTGGGAAGAAAAAGCCCCTTTCATCAAAAAGATGGCGAATCTCAATGGAATGTCAGGGATATCACATACCCGTGTTCCAACAGAATCCCGTCCAGGACATGTTGCTTTATTTGCCGGGATGTACGAGGATCCTTCAGCAATTACTAAAGGGTGGAAAGAAAATCCAGTGGACTTTGATACTGTTTTCAACCAATCTTCGCGAAGTTATGCCTGGGGAAGTCCTGACATACTACCCATGTTTTCAAGAGGAACTCCCCATATGAAATCATGGATGTATGCTCATGAATTTGAGGATTTCTCGGCAAATGATCTAAGTAAGTTAGACACATGGGTATTTGAACGTGTGATTAAACTGTTTGAGCGAGCTTCTGATCGAGAAGAACATGACTATGATTTACAAATGAATCTTAGAAAAGAAGGCCTCATATTTTTCCTACATCTACTCGCCTCAGACACAAATGGACATGCTCATAGGCCCAAGAGTaacaaatacattaataatattcgTGTACTAAACGAAGGGGTCGAAAAAGTTTATACGACCGTTCAGAAATATTGGAGAAGAGATAGTCGAActgcatttatatttacatcTGATCACGGCATGACGGATTGGGGATCACATGGCTCAGGATCTGACGATGAAACTAAAACTCCAATAGTGCTATGGGGAGCAGGGATAAAGAAT tcGACAGATCTTTTTAGCATAAAGCAAGCAGATGTAACGCCTCTTATTGCATCCTTACTTGGAATCAATTTCCCTGGTAACTCCGAAGGACGACTCCCTTCTCAACTCCTCAATAGCCATCCTATTCATATAATTGAAGGAGAGATAGCCAACTCCAGACAAATATACGAACAATTAAGTTCCCTTCGTCAAATGTACTCTCAgtctttatttcattatgagaaGAAAGATGTATTAAACGATAAAGACTTTGAAAGATTGATAGCGCATGTACGAGATCATCTTTCCAAGGGTCAAATACGATCTGCTTATAAAATTTCTTCAGATTTATTTAATCGAGCCTTTGATGGCTTAAAATACTATCAACGATATCATCGCGGATGGCTTTATATTTCCATCACATTTTCCTACATTTCCTTTATGGTCTATGTCgcatttaaaatactaaaaagttaTACCTTTTTGTTTATGGAGACACAGAAAATTGAGTCTCAGAGAAGCAGGACTCTGACTCTATGGACAGGATCATTCGGAGTggcatttatttttacttggcTCTCATGCCAACCTTGGTACACTTTCTTGTATTTTGGATCACCATTATTTATACTTAGCATGCTTCTAAATGATACTCTCAACTTAAAACTATCGCCCGGCCTTAGCTTTACAACCACTTGTGGCAGAAATTTGCTCAAATCTATATTCATCATCATTTGTATATGTATCATTGTgcaaggaatattttttactttctacGATCGAAGGATTTTATGTCTCTCTGGCGCTCTCGTGACCCTTGTACAAGCTCTGTACTTCCATGAATTCAAACATACAAGAACATATTTGGGGAAGTTGAGCCTTACCATGTGGATATTCATGAACTTATGCATATCTGCCTTTGCCTTTCAACCCACGATTGGTAATGAAAGCTCACCAACCTTGGTTTTCTTAAGTAGTGGTTTGACGTGGGTAATGTATCTCTTTGGCATAAGTATGAGcgaaatggaaaataaaataaggattcgtttgatattattttccttgATACTTCCAACTTCTGGTGCCTGCGTATATATTTCTTCAGAAAATATGGGAATGCGTCCACTTATCCATCCTATATCCTGGATAATTGGACTGGGTGCTACTCCGTTGAGTATACTATTAACGCCTGGAAAAATGATGATACGATTATTATCAGTAACAATGAGTCTGAGTGCATTCTATACCCTTTTATCTCTTAGTCATGAGGTACTATTTCTACTCTGTTTGAATGGTGCTCTCCTCAGTTGGCTCTGGATGGAGCACATGGACAGTTACTCTCATAAGTCCATATACCACGAGGATTTGTCccacaaaattagaaatatcatCGAGCTTAAAGACATATTTCGATCATCtgcatttatttacttttgtattgCATCCTTTTTCGGAACAGGGAACATCGCAAGCATCAACTCCTTTGATCCCAAGTCAATTCTGACTTTTTTAACGGTTTTTTCTCCTTTTGTTATGAGTCTCCTTCTTCTACTTAAAATACTCATTCCCATATTCAATGTAGGCCTTTATCTCGTATGCATCCGTTCTCTGACTCGACTCAACACCCTTTGTTTACTTTCCTGTGTGCTCCTCATATCAGATGTACTAGGattgcaatttttctttcaagTGAGCGATGTAGGATCCTGGTTGGAAATTGGATCTTCTCTGTCTAACTATGTGATTGCACAAGCCATAGTTATACTCATGCAATGTCTGCAAGTCTTGGACATTCTATTTAAATGA
- the Spase25 gene encoding signal peptidase complex subunit 2: protein MSAKKSDHVKICKWDGIAVKNALDDGVREVLTSKLPYSEDFSLSDGRLIICATAVAVAMFALLWDFLYPFPLSRPILIFCVGTYFFLMIVFTLYTTYKIKGIFVVVIQKDPAGLDPDCRWEASSNMKKFDDMYELTLAFIDGNNKKKESSFNSSVANFFDENGILCMDLLEDAVLKLHGSIESEKKDL, encoded by the exons ATGTCTGCAAAAAAG TCGGATCACGTTAAAATCTGCAAATGGGATGGAATCGCTGTGAAGAATGCCCTTGATGACGGGGTTCGTGAGGTCCTTACTTCCAAATTGCCATATTCTGAAGACTTTTCCTTATCAGATGGACGTCTCATCATTTGTGCAACGGCAGTGGCTGTAGCTATGTTCGCTCTTCTCTGGGATTTTCTCTATCCTTTTCCATTGTCAAG gCCCATTCTCATTTTCTGCGTTGGAACATACTTTTTCCTTATGATTGTATTCACCCTCTATACCACGTATAAGATCAAGGGTATTTTCGTTGTTGTTATCCAAAAGGATCCCGCAGGCCTTGATCCAGACTGCCGATGGGAAGCATCTTCTAATATGAAAAA ATTCGATGATATGTACGAACTTACTCTCGCTTTTATTGATggaaacaataagaaaaaagagtcTTCTTTCAACTCATCAGTTGCAaatttttttgacgaaaatGGTATCCTTTGTATGGATCTTTTAGAAGATGCCGTGCTCAAGCTTCACGGCTCCATTGAAagtgaaaaaaaggatttatga
- the Ipk1 gene encoding inositol-pentakisphosphate 2-kinase, whose protein sequence is MSKFNINKSHNLQVPCGSCSLSYCWISMQSLHFPCLPRIVLPPDGWYYRGEGNANLVISLVSSRSVLRFRKSKYYDKDHDSDTLEIIQYVNKIMRPLLGEQFVRSLYVAYLSTEDVEEVKTRIQPFRPLKRIKKDVKGTIVIVSPDCTYLTPEYERNTIGDTLSVEIKPKEGWHSTKLFYSSDLCHRCLKYHAKTNKNEISNISPYCPLDLFSGIPSRSKRALYDLYDYSHGRFKVFKNGKVLYNEESKSPEIMEEELKDFFGHERSEKDVRNYLCSLLISSLLGFDSCDEFINLIPWERSHKLKCDDSHVPLPEGSVLNALLSIQKYPILSDRKAKYISDKFLCTTDDLDEMNKFVHLFNPERYRYVPKTGFVHDVEQLQKYLMSITARDVSIFLTFRKIKDMDEETQFQEMTASSSLCNCKRPPYSTIIHLKDQTYRVMISVIDLDPKPIHRISKWVQDKEEWIKSVESSQS, encoded by the exons atgagtaaatttaatataaataagtcaCACAACCTCCAAGTACCGTGTGGAAGTTGTTCTCTTTCATATTGCTGGATCTCCATGCAATCTCTGCATTTTCCATGTCTACCTCGAATTGTGCTTCCTCCTGACGGATGGTATTACAGAGGCGAAGGTAATGCCAATTTGGTAATATCACTTGTCTCTAGTCGCTCTGTCCTCCGGTTTAGAAAGAGCAAATATTATGACAAAGATCACGACTCCGACACACTCGAAATCATCCAGTACGTCAATAAAATCATGCGACCTCTTCTTGGGGAGCAATTTGTTAGGTCCTTATACGTTGCATATTTATCGACAGAG GATGTTGAGGAAGTGAAAACACGGATTCAGCCTTTTCGACCTCTCAAAAGAATCAAAAAGGATGTAAAGGGTACAATTGTGATCGTAAGCCCTGATTGTACTTATTTGACTCCTGAATATGAAAGAAACACGATTGGAGATACATTATCCGTCGAAATTAAGCCTAAAGAGGGTTGGCATTCAACCAAActattttattcttcagatcTATGCCATCGTTGTCTTAAATATCATGCAAAGacgaataaaaatgaaatttcgaaTATATCTCCCTATTGTCCTCTGGATCTATTTTCTGGAATTCCAAGTCGTTCGAAAAGAGCTTTATACGATCTATATGATTATTCTCATGGACGTTTCAAAGTATTCAAGAATGGCAAAGTTCTCTACAACGAGGAATCTAAGAGTCCAGAAATCATGGAGGAGGagttgaaagatttttttggtCATGAGAGATCTGAAAAGGACGTGAGGAACTATTTATGTTCTCTGTTGATTTCCTCTCTATTAGGTTTTGATTCTTGCGATGAATTCATCAATCTTATTCCATGGGAACGTTCACATAAGTTAAAGTGCGATGATAGTCATGTTCCTCTCCCTGAAGGCTCCGTTCTTAATGCACTTCTTAGTATCCAGAAATATCCAATATTATCGGATAGAAAAGCCAAATATATATCGGATAAATTCCTATGTACTACCGATGATCTAGatgaaatgaacaaatttgttcatttatttaatccGGAGCGTTACCGATATGTACCAAAGACGGGTTTTGTACATGATGTAGAACAGCTTCAAAAGTATTTGATGTCCATCACTGCCAGGGATGTTTCGATATTTCTTACCTTTCGTAAGATTAAAGACATGGATGAAGAAACCCAATTTCAAGAAATGACAGCCTCATCCTCACTTTGCAATTGTAAAAGGCCCCCTTACTCTACAATAATACACTTAAAGGATCAAACATATCGTGTTATGATATCTGTGATAGATTTGGATCCAAAACCAATACATAGAATTTCGAAATGGGTGCAAGATAAAGAGGAATGGATCAAATCAGTGGAGTCCTCTCAATCATGA
- the PGS1 gene encoding CDP-diacylglycerol--glycerol-3-phosphate 3-phosphatidyltransferase, mitochondrial, translating to MNSLLLKSEIRLVNALNSRKLRFGVQGSKITVLKDPSEFFHALKTRSETAKSRIVLSALYLGTGGKERELLGSFLNNPFKPRTRILLDFFRGTRLNSDNVSSCSFLSPLLEYSSKTRVSLYQTPLLRGFLKQLSPQRYNETIGLQHIKVYVFDNSVIISGANLSDDYFTNRQDRYIIIDDCEELADFFEELIDIIADFSYEMKSNNRLEWSGRTTNIEDNRDLYMSEFKERMNDFLSVKRICNEEFDTYIYPSIQLGNIGIFDDSNFTSDILMSGSDAGCMNFGTGYFNLTEAYMNIILNHSGKTTFDILMAHPKANGFYNAKGPAGGIPSAYTLIAAQFHDRIISNGDINRIKIFEYQRSNWTFHGKGLWYSTSKNMDPIFTLIGSPNFGYRSVHRDIEAQLAILTTHSKLRKDLQEEMENIFSSSNLVTKSTFQLPDRIVPLWVKGVVRLARNFF from the exons ATGAATTCCCTTTTATTGAAATCGGAGATCCGTTTGGTTAATGCACTAAATTCAAGGAAGCTTCGCTTCGGAGTTCAAGGCTCAAAAATCACTGTACTCAAGGATCCCTCTGAATTTTTTCATGCTCTCAAAACTCGATCAGAAACAGCTAAATCAAGGATTGTATTGAGTGCTCTCTATTTAGGGACTGGTGGAAAAGAGCGTGAACTCCTTGGTTCATTCCTAAATAATCCATTTAAACCTCGAACAAGAATTCTTCTCGATTTTTTTCGAGGAACAAGGCTCAACTCTGATAATGTCTCATCATGCAGTTTTCTAAGTCCACTCTTGGAATATTCATCCAAGACTAGGGTCAGCTTATATCAAACTCCTTTACTTCGGGGATTCCTCAAACAACTATCACCTCAGCGCTATAATGAAACCATTGGGCTCCAGCATATTAAGGTCTATGTATTTGACAATTCTGTGATCATTAGTGGAGCAAATCTGAGTGATGATTATTTTACCAATAGACAGGATCGCTACATCATCATTGATGACTGTGAGGAATTGGCAGACTTTTTTGAAGAGTTGATTGATATTATTGCGGATTTTTCATACGAGATGAAGAGTAACAATAGGTTGGAATGGAGCGGAAGAACAACAAATATTGAGGATAATCGGGATTTATACATGTCTGAATTCAAGGAGCGAATGAATGATTTCTTATCTGTGAAAAGGATCTGCAATGAGGAGTTTGATACGTATATTTACCCTTCAATTCAATTAGGAAATATTGGAATTTTCGATGATAGTAATTTCACTTCAGATATTCTAATGAGTGGTTCAGATGCAGGCTGTATGAACTTTGGAACTGGTTACTTCAATTTAACAGAAGCttacatgaatattatattaaatcattCTGGAAAAACAACATTTGACATACTAATGGCACATCCCAAAGCAAATGGCTTCTACAATGCAAAAGGTCCTGCTGGAGGAATCCCAAGT gcGTATACTCTAATAGCAGCTCAATTCCACGATCGCATAATTTCTAATGGAGATATTAATCGGATAAAAATATTCGAGTATCAAAGATCCAATTGGACTTTTCATGGAAAAGGTCTATGGTATTCCACCTCTAAGAATATGGATCCCATCTTTACTCTTATAGGATCTCCGAATTTTGGGTACCGCTCTGTTCATCGTGACATCGAAGCTCAGCTAGCTATTCTAACAACTCACTCTAAGTTAAGAAAAGACTTACAAgaagaaatggaaaatattttttcatcatcaaaCCTAGTCACGAAAAGTACATTTCAACTGCCTGATAGAATAGTACCTCTTTGGGTAAAAGGAGTAGTTCGTCTTGCTCGcaattttttctag